In a genomic window of Streptomyces sp. NBC_01231:
- a CDS encoding leucine zipper domain-containing protein, whose protein sequence is MSGNVAATCRCYGISRQCSYTRRRRYEAEGLDGLKDRSSAPPRRTPRATTADVVEKILWLRRQYQFGPAKTAMYLQRYHDVVDQHVRRLADSEEGRPQPAAGITALQAPIHPLETLREAAPGPPTAGRRQIHRAGRPERPQEALPPLHRHRRLHPPEGAARLRPQWWSSVRPSTGTCSTRARGRSHQASDPRLNGKVERSHPIDSEEFYHLL, encoded by the coding sequence GTGAGCGGCAACGTCGCAGCGACGTGCCGCTGCTACGGAATCAGCCGCCAGTGCTCCTACACCCGGCGCCGGCGCTACGAAGCCGAGGGCCTGGACGGGCTCAAGGACCGCTCCAGCGCGCCGCCCCGCCGCACGCCGCGCGCAACGACGGCCGATGTGGTGGAGAAGATCCTCTGGCTTCGCAGGCAGTACCAGTTCGGCCCAGCGAAGACCGCTATGTATCTGCAGCGATACCACGACGTGGTCGATCAGCACGTCCGGCGTCTGGCGGATTCTGAAGAAGGCCGGCCTCAACCGGCTGCCGGCATCACAGCGCTACAAGCGCCGATCCATCCGCTGGAGACGCTACGAGAAGCAGCGCCCGGGCCACCAACTGCAGGTCGACGTCAAATTCATCGAGCCGGTCGGCCGGAGCGGCCGCAAGAAGCGCTACCACCACTACACCGCCATCGGCGACTGCACCCGCCTGAGGGTGCTGCGCGCCTACGCCCGCAATGGTGGAGTTCGGTCAGGCCTTCCACTGGCACCTGCTCGACAAGGGCACGGGGACGTTCGCATCAAGCCTCGGACCCGCGGCTCAACGGCAAGGTTGAACGATCGCACCCTATCGACTCGGAGGAGTTCTACCACCTCCTGTAA
- a CDS encoding substrate-binding domain-containing protein, producing MALHGSPTTFDSVVDDERLGARLMVDHLVTAGHRRIVHTSMPPGESEGAFVLSHTARRQGFEQAMRHHGLEPDIIETWYSEEGGHRAALEAFARPEPPTAIFAGADVAALGVLRAAKEQGLRVPEDVSVAGYDNIYISTIRRLSLTTVDQSGHRTGEKCARLLLERIGGRTEPKQFVVAPKLVTRRTSDPPPGGAEA from the coding sequence GTGGCACTTCACGGCTCGCCGACAACATTCGATTCCGTTGTCGACGACGAACGTCTCGGCGCCCGGTTGATGGTCGACCACCTGGTCACGGCGGGCCACCGCCGGATCGTCCACACCAGCATGCCGCCAGGTGAGTCCGAGGGCGCCTTCGTCCTCTCGCACACGGCACGGCGGCAGGGCTTCGAGCAGGCCATGCGCCACCACGGCCTGGAACCCGACATCATCGAGACCTGGTACTCGGAGGAGGGCGGCCACCGCGCTGCCCTTGAGGCGTTCGCCCGGCCGGAACCTCCCACGGCGATCTTCGCCGGCGCGGACGTCGCCGCGCTCGGGGTATTGCGAGCCGCCAAGGAGCAGGGCCTGCGCGTCCCCGAGGACGTGTCGGTGGCCGGCTACGACAACATCTACATCTCCACCATCAGGCGCCTCTCTCTCACCACGGTCGACCAGTCCGGTCACCGCACAGGGGAGAAATGCGCCCGCCTCCTGCTGGAGCGCATCGGCGGCCGGACTGAGCCGAAACAGTTCGTCGTGGCTCCGAAGCTAGTGACACGGCGCACCAGCGACCCGCCGCCCGGCGGTGCGGAGGCATAG
- a CDS encoding glycoside hydrolase family 43 protein, translating into MTLQDAHTALPNPLIAGFNPDPSCVLVDGAYYLVTSSFEYLPALPVYRSTDFAAWEHIGNVATREEQVGIAEVASAAGVWAPTIRYRDGLFHVIVTVAASPRGCVVFTAADPAGPWSDGVALDGIVGIDPDLAWDDSGTAYVTYSGLHLDGPTRVVAHRGILQARVDLGTGKVLEEPRELWSGTGLVAPEAPHVFRRGDYWYLLIAEGGTGSGHAVSIARGDSIEGPFEGAPHNPILTAAGKDLPVQCTGHADLVPGPRGEDVLVLLGTRQAGKNSPLGRETYVTTVEWTDDGWPTAASVDLNPRPESLDEYFDFAEEGALADPGWLAVGRPPVDVASHSGRPGCVTLRARSGGLDSFRPDFVGRRQRHIDSVTETRINPADGRGGLGLRFDEEFTIALTAERAPSGATLVTARAGLPSVTQTWSTEVPGDSEVLLRIATQAPPPGRALWLPPGDRIRLSVVDSDGVESQLVELDGRMWSVELAAPFTGRVIGMFAEEGTVHFADFRYHGEGNS; encoded by the coding sequence ATGACACTCCAGGACGCCCACACGGCACTCCCCAATCCCCTCATCGCGGGCTTCAACCCCGATCCGAGCTGCGTCCTCGTCGACGGGGCCTACTACCTGGTCACCTCGTCGTTCGAATACCTGCCTGCGCTTCCCGTCTACCGCAGCACCGACTTCGCCGCCTGGGAGCACATCGGCAACGTCGCGACCCGTGAGGAGCAGGTAGGAATCGCCGAGGTGGCCTCGGCCGCGGGCGTGTGGGCCCCGACCATCCGCTATCGGGACGGGCTCTTCCACGTGATCGTCACGGTGGCGGCCAGCCCTCGGGGCTGTGTCGTCTTCACCGCGGCCGACCCGGCCGGCCCCTGGAGCGACGGCGTCGCGCTCGACGGAATCGTCGGCATCGACCCCGACCTTGCCTGGGACGATTCGGGCACCGCCTACGTCACCTACAGCGGCCTGCACCTGGACGGGCCGACGCGCGTCGTCGCCCACCGAGGCATCCTTCAGGCCCGTGTCGACCTCGGAACGGGCAAGGTACTCGAGGAGCCACGGGAGCTGTGGTCCGGCACGGGTCTGGTCGCCCCCGAAGCGCCACATGTCTTCCGGCGCGGCGACTATTGGTACCTGCTGATCGCGGAAGGCGGCACCGGTTCCGGGCACGCGGTGAGCATCGCCCGCGGGGACAGCATTGAGGGGCCCTTCGAAGGAGCCCCGCACAACCCCATACTGACCGCGGCCGGGAAGGATCTGCCCGTCCAGTGCACGGGACACGCGGATCTCGTTCCCGGTCCCCGTGGCGAGGATGTCCTGGTGCTGCTCGGCACCCGGCAGGCCGGGAAGAACTCTCCGCTGGGGCGAGAGACGTATGTCACCACGGTGGAGTGGACCGACGACGGCTGGCCGACTGCGGCCTCCGTGGATCTCAACCCGCGCCCGGAATCGCTGGACGAGTACTTCGACTTCGCGGAGGAAGGCGCCCTGGCCGACCCTGGCTGGCTCGCGGTAGGACGCCCCCCGGTGGACGTGGCATCGCACTCGGGGCGTCCGGGGTGCGTCACGCTGCGCGCCCGTTCCGGTGGTCTTGACTCGTTCCGCCCGGACTTCGTCGGGCGCCGTCAGCGCCACATCGACAGCGTCACCGAGACCCGTATCAACCCTGCCGACGGTCGGGGAGGGCTCGGCCTGCGTTTCGACGAGGAGTTCACGATCGCCCTGACCGCCGAACGTGCGCCCTCCGGAGCCACGCTGGTCACGGCGCGTGCGGGCCTGCCGTCGGTGACGCAGACCTGGAGTACCGAAGTGCCGGGGGACAGCGAGGTGCTTCTGCGGATCGCGACCCAGGCCCCGCCGCCCGGCAGGGCGCTGTGGTTGCCGCCGGGCGACCGCATCCGGCTGAGCGTCGTGGACAGCGACGGCGTCGAGTCGCAACTGGTGGAGCTGGACGGCCGGATGTGGTCCGTCGAGCTGGCCGCGCCCTTCACCGGTCGGGTCATCGGCATGTTCGCCGAGGAAGGCACCGTCCACTTCGCTGACTTCCGTTACCACGGAGAGGGAAACTCATGA
- a CDS encoding MFS transporter — translation MSATTYRELLRAPSITWMLATSVVGRFHQGMAGLAVMMLTTERSTYAVYSVVSAAAVAGGLVAGPLWSRLADAHGYRRVLVLTSLAHTVTMGALILVPAWPALFVALSLLIGLCTPPMTAAVRVALPALIRNEQRRGFFALEATAQEVIFVAGPVITALLAALGGPRLALGGCAGLVLAGTLAYVCDRNVEAGRVLAERAPSGQVLRERRLLPLFAAAFLLTAALAGQVLGTVAVVSGQHVSSEAGFVLACGSLGSLVGGLIHGMRGHRRAGLRRLLLTLAAGLAVLPLAPGPVALSLLLFLWGMTVAPVMSVLFERLSSQAPAGSAAEAFGWMGSAFAVGNVLGSVLGGVLIPTYGARAPIVAACALAVLAALVCEPWHRSVGGVNKERAQAACREGEKA, via the coding sequence ATGTCGGCCACCACCTATCGCGAACTGCTTCGTGCGCCTTCGATTACCTGGATGCTCGCCACCTCGGTTGTGGGCCGCTTCCACCAGGGCATGGCCGGACTGGCCGTCATGATGCTTACGACCGAGCGCTCGACCTACGCGGTCTACAGCGTGGTGTCGGCTGCTGCCGTTGCCGGAGGGCTCGTCGCCGGACCGCTGTGGAGCAGGCTCGCCGACGCCCACGGGTACCGGCGGGTCCTTGTGCTCACCTCGCTGGCGCACACGGTCACCATGGGCGCACTGATCCTGGTGCCCGCATGGCCCGCGCTGTTCGTTGCGCTGTCCCTTCTCATCGGGCTGTGCACGCCGCCGATGACAGCAGCCGTCAGAGTCGCACTGCCGGCACTCATCCGTAATGAGCAGCGACGCGGATTCTTCGCGCTCGAAGCGACGGCCCAGGAAGTGATCTTCGTCGCCGGGCCGGTGATCACAGCATTGCTCGCCGCGCTCGGCGGGCCGCGTCTCGCGCTGGGCGGATGCGCCGGGCTCGTCCTTGCCGGAACGCTCGCATACGTATGCGACCGCAATGTGGAAGCCGGCCGGGTCCTGGCGGAGCGCGCGCCCAGCGGGCAGGTTCTGCGCGAGCGGCGTCTGCTCCCGCTGTTTGCGGCCGCGTTTCTGCTGACCGCCGCACTGGCCGGTCAGGTCCTCGGCACGGTCGCCGTCGTCAGTGGCCAGCACGTGTCGTCGGAGGCGGGTTTCGTCCTCGCGTGCGGCAGCCTCGGCTCGCTTGTCGGCGGGCTGATCCATGGAATGCGCGGACACCGGCGCGCGGGGCTGCGGCGCTTGCTGCTGACCCTCGCCGCGGGTCTGGCCGTCCTACCCCTGGCACCCGGGCCGGTCGCATTGAGCTTGCTCCTCTTCCTTTGGGGCATGACGGTCGCCCCAGTGATGTCCGTGCTGTTCGAACGGTTGTCGTCGCAGGCCCCTGCCGGGTCCGCAGCCGAGGCGTTCGGCTGGATGGGCAGCGCGTTCGCCGTCGGCAACGTCCTCGGCTCCGTCCTCGGAGGAGTACTGATCCCGACGTACGGGGCGCGAGCCCCGATCGTCGCCGCCTGCGCACTCGCCGTACTCGCGGCCCTGGTGTGCGAGCCATGGCATCGATCCGTCGGCGGTGTGAACAAGGAGCGGGCACAGGCCGCTTGTCGAGAAGGAGAAAAGGCATGA
- a CDS encoding Lrp/AsnC family transcriptional regulator, with amino-acid sequence MDTIDEAIIRCVLRNARSTYAQIGTAAGLSAPAAKRRLDRLVATGAIRGFTALVDPQALAWHTEAFVEVYCTGNPTPAELRQALEDIPEVVEACTVSGAADAVVHMLARDIPHLEQAIQRMRATAPVDRTESVIVLSRLLNRPRL; translated from the coding sequence ATGGACACCATCGACGAAGCGATCATCCGCTGCGTGCTGCGCAACGCCCGCTCCACATATGCCCAGATCGGCACCGCAGCCGGGCTGTCCGCGCCAGCCGCCAAGCGGCGTCTCGACCGCCTGGTGGCCACCGGCGCGATCCGCGGTTTCACCGCTCTCGTCGACCCCCAGGCGCTGGCCTGGCACACAGAGGCGTTCGTCGAGGTCTACTGCACCGGTAACCCCACTCCCGCCGAACTGCGCCAAGCCCTCGAAGACATCCCAGAGGTCGTCGAAGCCTGCACCGTCTCCGGCGCCGCCGACGCAGTCGTCCACATGCTCGCCAGAGACATCCCCCACCTGGAACAGGCCATCCAACGGATGCGCGCCACCGCCCCCGTCGATCGGACGGAGAGCGTCATCGTGCTCTCCCGGCTACTCAATCGGCCGCGGCTGTGA
- a CDS encoding DUF5605 domain-containing protein, with protein MTTIMEGIRTDPAAREALFADLASVEETAYEPVADAEIDVVLATDYESADVPVGSARLVSPRTVGRWRTFEVELHGPAHGNPFAEVALRAEFHRGERTLTAHGFYDGEGVYRIRFLPDEEGDWSFRVSSNARSLDGISGVFHCGPAGPGDHGPVRVHGGFHFRHADGTRHLPVGTTAYAWTHQGDGLEDRTLKSLVGSPFNKIRMCVFPKSYVHNTNEPPLYPFAGSPDRGWDFKRPNPAYFRHLERRITQLDALGIQADLILFHPYDRWGFSAMPPADDDRYLRYVVSRLAAHPNVWWSLANEYDLLWSKTTDDWHRIAAVIRAHDPHGHLISVHNWVELWDNNADWVTHASIQHLPDGTGEWRERWGKPVTVDELGYEGDIEWGWGNLNPQELVRRCWEGVVRGGYVTHGECFLSDDDVLWWSKGGLLKGESVPRIAFLRTILEQTPPDVAGIDPLPSDFDVPVGGVPGRYYLAYFGVMQPRLRTFTLPPGARFRAEVIDTWNMTMTELPDVHEGRLTVPLPGRPYLAVRLRAVEE; from the coding sequence GTGACAACGATCATGGAAGGGATCCGTACGGACCCCGCCGCCCGGGAGGCCCTTTTCGCCGACCTGGCCTCTGTTGAGGAGACGGCGTACGAGCCGGTTGCCGACGCAGAGATCGATGTGGTTCTGGCGACGGACTATGAGTCGGCGGACGTGCCCGTCGGTAGCGCCCGCCTCGTCTCGCCGCGAACTGTCGGTCGATGGCGGACCTTTGAGGTGGAGCTGCACGGGCCCGCGCACGGTAACCCCTTCGCCGAGGTGGCGCTGCGGGCGGAGTTTCACCGCGGTGAGCGTACCTTGACAGCCCACGGGTTCTACGACGGCGAGGGCGTGTACCGCATCCGGTTCCTGCCCGACGAGGAGGGCGACTGGTCATTCCGTGTGTCCAGCAACGCCCGCTCCCTGGACGGCATCAGCGGCGTCTTCCACTGTGGTCCCGCTGGCCCCGGCGACCACGGCCCGGTACGCGTCCACGGCGGTTTTCACTTCCGCCACGCGGACGGCACACGCCACCTCCCCGTCGGCACCACCGCGTACGCCTGGACCCACCAGGGCGACGGCCTGGAGGACAGGACGCTCAAGTCCCTCGTCGGCAGTCCGTTCAACAAGATCCGGATGTGCGTCTTTCCCAAGTCGTACGTCCACAACACGAACGAGCCGCCGCTTTATCCCTTTGCCGGTTCGCCCGACCGCGGTTGGGACTTCAAGCGGCCCAACCCCGCCTACTTCCGCCACCTGGAGCGGCGGATCACCCAGCTCGACGCGCTCGGCATCCAGGCCGACCTCATCCTCTTCCACCCCTACGACCGCTGGGGTTTCTCCGCCATGCCCCCGGCTGACGACGACCGCTATCTGCGGTACGTGGTCTCCCGGCTCGCCGCACATCCCAACGTGTGGTGGTCCCTGGCCAACGAGTACGACCTGCTGTGGTCCAAGACCACCGACGACTGGCATCGCATTGCCGCCGTGATCCGCGCCCACGACCCCCACGGCCACCTGATCAGTGTTCACAACTGGGTCGAGTTGTGGGACAACAACGCCGACTGGGTCACTCACGCCAGCATCCAGCACCTGCCCGACGGCACCGGTGAGTGGCGCGAGCGCTGGGGCAAGCCCGTGACGGTCGACGAACTGGGTTACGAGGGCGACATCGAGTGGGGCTGGGGCAACCTCAACCCGCAGGAGCTTGTCCGCCGCTGCTGGGAGGGTGTCGTGCGCGGCGGTTACGTCACACACGGCGAATGCTTCCTCTCCGACGACGACGTGCTGTGGTGGTCGAAGGGCGGCCTACTCAAGGGCGAGAGCGTGCCCCGCATCGCCTTCCTGCGGACCATCCTGGAGCAGACCCCGCCCGACGTCGCCGGCATCGACCCGCTGCCGTCCGACTTCGACGTCCCCGTCGGAGGCGTTCCCGGGCGCTACTACCTGGCCTACTTCGGCGTCATGCAGCCGCGCCTGCGAACGTTCACCCTCCCCCCGGGGGCCCGCTTCCGGGCCGAGGTCATCGACACGTGGAACATGACCATGACCGAACTCCCGGATGTCCATGAGGGCAGGCTCACCGTGCCTCTCCCCGGTCGCCCGTACCTCGCGGTCCGTCTGCGGGCCGTGGAGGAGTGA
- a CDS encoding ArgE/DapE family deacylase, producing the protein MTANVSNVEASALAAVDETAIARTLLELLAVPSVTGSDAESELQQLLARHLERMGLDVDLWSMNLPTLRAHPRFPGGEAPRTEAWGLVGGTQHRGGGPTLVLQGHVDVVPPGDAARWEGDPFRPRVSGDVVRARGACDMKAGVVAILAALAAIREAGARLRGRVSAHFVVSEEDGGLGAFGTLERGYTGDACIITEPTNGALMTANAGALTFRIEVPGRATHGSTRYVGVSAIDAYLPIHRALARLEARRNTGADPLMSDCSIPYPLSVGTVQAGDWASSVPDLLVAEGRLGVRLGEDPAQARTELEACVAEACAEDPWLRSHPARVTWPGGQFASGRLPTGHPLAALVGDAHADVTGGPRPSERGAPYGSDLRLYSGAGIPALQYGPGDVRLAHSPQEQVRLSEVVTVTRALVLATLRTVGTDYR; encoded by the coding sequence ATGACAGCAAACGTGAGCAATGTGGAAGCGTCCGCGCTGGCCGCAGTGGATGAGACAGCCATCGCCCGGACCTTGCTGGAACTACTCGCAGTGCCCAGCGTTACGGGGAGCGACGCGGAGTCCGAGCTGCAACAGCTCCTGGCCCGGCACCTGGAGCGGATGGGTCTCGATGTCGACCTGTGGTCCATGAACCTGCCCACGCTGCGTGCGCATCCCCGCTTTCCGGGCGGCGAGGCCCCGCGCACTGAGGCATGGGGTCTAGTGGGCGGCACGCAGCACCGGGGGGGCGGGCCGACCCTGGTCCTCCAGGGCCATGTCGACGTCGTCCCTCCCGGGGACGCGGCGCGATGGGAGGGCGACCCGTTCCGCCCACGCGTCAGCGGAGACGTGGTGCGCGCCCGAGGAGCGTGCGACATGAAGGCCGGCGTGGTAGCGATACTCGCCGCCCTGGCCGCGATACGGGAGGCGGGCGCAAGGCTGCGCGGCCGGGTGTCCGCGCACTTCGTCGTCAGCGAGGAGGACGGAGGGCTCGGAGCGTTCGGCACCCTCGAACGCGGCTACACCGGTGACGCCTGCATCATCACCGAACCGACCAACGGTGCGTTGATGACCGCGAACGCCGGAGCCCTGACCTTTCGCATCGAAGTACCCGGCCGGGCCACCCACGGCAGCACCAGGTACGTGGGGGTGAGCGCCATCGATGCCTACCTGCCCATCCACCGCGCGCTCGCCCGTCTCGAAGCCCGCCGCAACACCGGCGCCGACCCGCTCATGTCCGACTGCTCCATCCCCTATCCGCTGTCCGTCGGCACCGTCCAGGCCGGCGACTGGGCCAGCAGCGTGCCCGACCTGCTGGTGGCCGAGGGAAGACTGGGTGTCCGGCTGGGCGAAGATCCGGCCCAGGCACGCACCGAACTGGAGGCGTGTGTGGCCGAAGCCTGCGCGGAGGACCCCTGGCTGCGCTCCCACCCCGCCAGGGTGACCTGGCCCGGCGGCCAGTTCGCCAGCGGACGGCTGCCGACCGGGCACCCGCTTGCAGCCCTGGTCGGCGACGCGCACGCCGACGTCACCGGCGGCCCGCGACCGTCTGAGCGAGGTGCCCCCTACGGCAGTGACCTGCGACTGTACTCCGGGGCGGGCATCCCCGCGCTGCAGTACGGCCCCGGCGACGTACGCCTGGCACACAGCCCGCAGGAACAGGTCCGCCTCAGCGAAGTTGTCACCGTCACCCGGGCACTGGTGCTCGCCACACTGCGCACGGTCGGCACCGACTACCGGTAG